In the Synergistaceae bacterium genome, TTCTCTGCACAAATTCACTGAAGACTATTTTTTCTACAATCCATTCAAGCGCAACACCAACAAACAAGCAAATTACTCCGCTCAACCACTCCGGGCAGCCTAAATTTTTAGGAATCTCAAAGCTCAATCCATAACCCAAAGCAGCAACGAAAGCAATCATACAATCATCAATCGTAAATAATTTTTTCATTTGGACACCTAAATATTAAGCCCGCTTAAAAACTGTTTTTCCCTTAAAGACTGTCTCAAGCACTCTAATATCTTGAATATTTTCTGCCGGCGTGTTCTCAATGTCGCTGTCCAAAACTGCAAACTCTGCGGACTTTCCTACTTCAATTGAACCGGTTATATTCTCCAAATGTGCCTGATATGCTGCATTGATAGTGTGAGCCTTTAGAGCTTCCTTAAGACTTACGCACTCACTGGGCATTGCAGCAGGAATATTTTTATACAGCTCATAAGTTGAATCTAACTTGACTCGTTTTCTTGTCATAGCTGCTTGAATACCGGAAAGACCATAAACGGGACTCACAAAAAAGTCTGACCCATAAGCACAGATTACGCCGTTATCTATTAATGATTTGCTCGGATATTCATGTCTGACAACATCTTCACCCCAGTAAGCGACCATAACAGTTTCACTTGTAGGCGTATCACTGAACCAGCCGGGCTGATTGCTTGCGATTATATGACTCCTGCCCATGCGTATTTTGTCTTCAGGTGCTATAAACGTGCAATGAGCGATAATATTTCTGATTCGGGGATTCGGGTATAAATTTTGCGCGTTCTCGTAACAGTCAATTACTCTGCGAATCGCATAATTTCCCATAGCATGTGTATGAATGTTGAAGCCTTCTTTGTTAGCTAGTGCCATAGATTCTTTCATGTGCTGTTCATCCCATAATAACGGCTCTCTTGTACCTGCTTTATCGCCGGCGGTCTCGATATAAGGCTCAATCATGGAAAATGTACCGTCAGCAAAATATTTTACAGTATCAACAGTGAAGAGATCATCAACATTAAATTTATTGCGGTTGGCGACTGCTTGTTTTATGTCTTCGTCTCTTGTTGAGTCATTGACGTTATGAACGCCCGACACTCTAGCTGTAAATTCGCCGTTCTTGGCCATTTTCACGAGTTCTGCATAAGGCGACTCGGCCTGCTGACAATCACATAAAAGCGTGTATCCCATTTCATTAAACATATTAAAATATTAAAGGCTTTCTTCATGCAGTCATGATGTTCATTAGTCGTGAAATCATAATCAGGAATACTATTTATAATGGGCATATAAGCGACAGGCTCCTTAATATAACCGCTTGGACTCCC is a window encoding:
- a CDS encoding amidohydrolase family protein, with amino-acid sequence MGYTLLCDCQQAESPYAELVKMAKNGEFTARVSGVHNVNDSTRDEDIKQAVANRNKFNVDDLFTVDTVKYFADGTFSMIEPYIETAGDKAGTREPLLWDEQHMKESMALANKEGFNIHTHAMGNYAIRRVIDCYENAQNLYPNPRIRNIIAHCTFIAPEDKIRMGRSHIIASNQPGWFSDTPTSETVMVAYWGEDVVRHEYPSKSLIDNGVICAYGSDFFVSPVYGLSGIQAAMTRKRVKLDSTYELYKNIPAAMPSECVSLKEALKAHTINAAYQAHLENITGSIEVGKSAEFAVLDSDIENTPAENIQDIRVLETVFKGKTVFKRA